A region of Salvia splendens isolate huo1 chromosome 17, SspV2, whole genome shotgun sequence DNA encodes the following proteins:
- the LOC121774526 gene encoding anthocyanidin 3-O-glucoside 6''-O-acyltransferase-like, with protein sequence MAVKIVESHSVSPSSGAAAEHTLPLLYFDMIWLDFVLTETLHFYPLKCSQSFFFETVVVNLKHSLSLALNHFLPLSSKIIFPLTSSAMPVSCYTTGDSLSLTIATSDDDFSFVVSNHPKPAHDFHQLVTQMPAAVYSSDEIKFSSFAIQLTLFPNQGICIGFTHHHSICDATTLSAFLHTWASINRSNGSDQLLLHQLPFYGRDSVQDSNKLTMIHWNKMKTSRPTVSLTPESPSDKVRATFHLTNSQIEKLKRWVAIKKPSIGRPSAFVVACAYLWSCLAKSEVENDDDETQYLCSPVNCRGRLNPPLPENYFGNCSIQLIASSSHGRLKGNDGFVAAAEAVADAVKIAVKSTRVSEFYENRSEILSELKGKRVVWVAGSTKVDQYGADYGWGPAIKYECVHTDFNGTVHLCKGRKDGIDMGFSMPKAKLFFFSSVFNKYLFINSNL encoded by the coding sequence ATGGCTGTCAAAATCGTAGAGAGCCACTCCGTCTCGCCGTCTTCCGGCGCGGCCGCCGAGCATACGCTCCCACTCTTATATTTCGACATGATATGGCTCGACTTCGTTCTAACCGAGACACTCCACTTCTACCCCCTCAAATGCTCCCAATCTTTTTTCTTTGAAACCGTCGTTGTCAATCTCAAACACTCATTATCCCTTGCTCTCAATCATTTCCTTCCACTATCATCCAAAATCATCTTCCCTCTCACCTCCTCTGCCATGCCCGTTTCCTGCTACACCACAGGagactccctctccctcacaaTCGCCACATCCGACGATGACTTCTCTTTCGTAGTGTCCAACCATCCCAAGCCTGCTCACGATTTCCATCAACTCGTCACACAAATGCCGGCGGCTGTTTACTCCTCCGACGAGATCAAATTCAGCTCCTTCGCAATCCAACTCACCTTGTTTCCGAACCAAGGGATCTGTATCGGATTCACACACCATCACTCCATTTGCGACGCCACCACTCTCTCCGCCTTCCTCCACACCTGGGCCTCCATCAACAGATCCAACGGCAGCGATCAGCTCCTCCTCCATCAGCTGCCTTTCTACGGCCGAGATTCTGTTCAAGATTCAAACAAACTAACCATGATTCATTGGAACAAAATGAAGACGAGTAGGCCGACGGTTTCACTAACACCAGAATCGCCTTCTGACAAAGTCCGAGCAACATTCCACCTAACTAATTCCCAAATCGAGAAGCTCAAGAGATGGGTTGCGATCAAGAAACCTTCAATAGGCCGCCCCTCAGCTTTCGTCGTGGCGTGCGCTTATCTCTGGAGCTGCCTGGCCAAGTCGGAGGTGGAAAACGACGACGATGAGACACAGTACTTATGCTCTCCGGTCAATTGCCGCGGGCGGCTTAATCCGCCTCTTCCGGAGAACTACTTCGGCAACTGCTCGATCCAATTGATTGCTTCTTCAAGCCATGGAAGACTCAAAGGGAATGATGGCTTTGTAGCTGCCGCGGAGGCGGTTGCGGATGCAGTTAAAATTGCTGTAAAAAGCACAAGAGTTTCGGAGTTTTATGAGAATCGATCAGAGATACTTTCGGAGTTGAAAGGGAAGAGAGTAGTTTGGGTTGCTGGATCGACAAAAGTCGATCAATATGGAGCAGATTATGGATGGGGGCCAGCAATTAAGTATGAATGCGTTCATACAGACTTTAACGGAACAGTTCATCTTTGTAAGGGCAGAAAAGATGGAATCGACATGGGCTTCTCAATGCCTAAGGCTAAGTTGTTCTTTTTTTCCTCTGTCTTTAACAAATACTTATTCATCAATTCCAATTTGTag